One Gammaproteobacteria bacterium DNA window includes the following coding sequences:
- the tldD gene encoding metalloprotease TldD translates to PLDSLSDDDKVALLQKIDQLARAKDSRVQQVNATLAGSYEVVMVNNAAGEWVVDVRPLIRCNVSVIVEQNGRRESGYAGGGGRYSYTDLIDQNLPQEFVDKAVHQALVNLESIPAPAGSMTVVLGNGWPGVLLHEAIGHGLEGDFNRKGSSAFSGRVGEQVASSLCTIVDDGTIQGRRGSLSMDDEGQQTQCTTLIENGILKGYMQDRMNARLMDVAPTGNGRRESYAHLPMPRMTNTYMLAGESDPQEIIESVKDGIYAVNFGGGQVDITSGKFVFSANEAYLIENGKVTAPVKGATLIGNGPDALTRVSMVGNDLELDTGVGVCGKEGQSVPVGVGQPTLKIDGLTVGGTA, encoded by the coding sequence GGGTAGCTATGAAGTGGTGATGGTCAATAATGCAGCCGGCGAATGGGTGGTGGATGTGCGCCCTTTGATCCGATGTAATGTTTCGGTCATTGTTGAGCAAAATGGCCGGCGTGAATCCGGTTATGCCGGAGGGGGAGGACGTTATTCCTATACCGATCTCATCGATCAAAATCTACCACAAGAATTTGTCGACAAAGCCGTACATCAGGCCCTGGTAAATCTGGAGTCTATCCCGGCACCGGCCGGTAGCATGACGGTGGTGCTTGGCAATGGTTGGCCGGGGGTGTTATTACATGAAGCCATCGGGCATGGTTTGGAAGGTGACTTTAACCGCAAAGGATCCTCGGCATTTAGTGGCCGGGTGGGTGAGCAAGTCGCTTCAAGTTTATGCACGATCGTTGATGACGGCACCATACAGGGTCGACGCGGCTCGTTAAGCATGGATGACGAAGGCCAACAGACCCAATGCACTACCCTGATCGAGAACGGTATTCTCAAGGGGTATATGCAAGACCGCATGAATGCGCGTTTGATGGATGTGGCGCCCACCGGTAACGGTCGGCGTGAATCCTACGCGCATCTCCCGATGCCACGCATGACCAATACCTATATGTTAGCTGGCGAGTCCGACCCGCAAGAAATCATCGAGTCGGTTAAAGACGGAATCTATGCGGTTAATTTTGGCGGCGGTCAGGTGGATATCACTTCGGGCAAGTTTGTATTCTCGGCCAATGAAGCCTATCTCATCGAGAACGGTAAAGTCACAGCCCCGGTCAAAGGCGCGACGCTGATCGGCAATGGCCCGGATGCATTAACCCGGGTTTCCATGGTCGGCAATGACCTGGAGCTGGATACCGGAGTCGGGGTATGTGGCAAGGAAGGACAAAGTGTGCCGGTTGGGGTTGGACAACCGACCTTGAAGATTGATGGCTTGACGGTGGGTGGAACAGCTTAG